One window of the Reyranella humidisoli genome contains the following:
- a CDS encoding glutathione peroxidase, whose translation MGAHDFSFTTIDGKPLDMKSLAGKPVLVVNVASYCGFTPQYTDMQALHETYGPKGLVVLGVPCNDFGAQEPRSEGEIAKFCESMYDVTFPLTAKQKVIGPDAHPLYKWIAAEAGEGAAPKWNFHKYLIGKDGSLQGAWPSRVRPASDEVRSAIEAAL comes from the coding sequence ATGGGCGCGCATGATTTCTCCTTCACGACCATCGACGGCAAGCCGCTCGACATGAAGAGCCTGGCCGGCAAGCCCGTGCTGGTCGTGAACGTCGCCTCCTATTGCGGCTTCACGCCGCAATACACCGACATGCAGGCGCTGCACGAAACCTACGGCCCCAAGGGCCTCGTGGTGCTGGGCGTGCCGTGCAACGACTTTGGCGCGCAGGAACCGCGCAGCGAGGGCGAGATCGCGAAGTTCTGCGAGTCGATGTACGACGTGACCTTCCCGCTCACCGCGAAGCAGAAGGTGATCGGTCCCGATGCGCACCCGCTCTACAAATGGATCGCCGCCGAAGCGGGCGAGGGCGCGGCGCCCAAGTGGAACTTCCACAAGTACCTGATCGGCAAGGACGGCAGCCTGCAGGGCGCCTGGCCCAGCCGCGTGCGGCCTGCGTCCGATGAAGTCAGGTCGGCGATCGAGGCGGCGCTTTAA
- a CDS encoding uracil-DNA glycosylase, translated as MPAPAFEEPPLDCPRCPRLVDFRHDLQGRFPDWKNAPVRSFGKLDAQLLIVGLAPGMKGANRTGRPFTGDYAGDLLYSTLLKFGFAQGTYRADPNDGLQLVDCRIANAVRCLPPENKPLPIEFTACRPFLQSELAAMPKLRILVALGKGAHDQILRALAVRPAGAYPFIHNRLHKLPTGLMLADSYHCSRYNTNTGRLTTEMFHQVFDGVRRALDA; from the coding sequence GTGCCCGCGCCCGCCTTCGAAGAGCCGCCGCTCGATTGCCCGCGCTGTCCGAGGCTCGTGGACTTCCGCCACGACCTGCAGGGCAGGTTTCCGGACTGGAAGAACGCGCCGGTGCGCTCGTTCGGCAAACTCGATGCGCAACTCCTGATCGTCGGGCTGGCGCCGGGCATGAAGGGCGCCAATCGCACCGGCCGTCCCTTCACCGGCGACTATGCCGGCGACCTCCTCTACTCGACCCTGCTGAAGTTCGGCTTCGCACAAGGCACCTATCGGGCCGATCCCAACGATGGGCTGCAACTCGTCGACTGCCGCATCGCCAACGCGGTGCGCTGCCTGCCGCCCGAGAACAAGCCGCTGCCGATCGAGTTCACGGCCTGCCGGCCGTTCCTGCAATCCGAACTCGCGGCCATGCCGAAGCTGCGGATCCTCGTAGCCCTGGGCAAGGGCGCTCACGACCAGATCCTGCGCGCGCTGGCGGTACGCCCGGCCGGCGCCTACCCGTTCATCCACAACCGCCTGCACAAACTGCCGACGGGGCTCATGCTGGCCGACAGCTATCACTGCTCCCGCTACAACACGAACACCGGCCGGCTCACGACCGAGATGTTCCACCAGGTCTTCGACGGCGTCCGCCGCGCGCTCGACGCTTAA
- a CDS encoding LabA-like NYN domain-containing protein — protein sequence MKGNFYENERVALFIDGANLYSAARSLGFDIDYRRLLKVFREKGRLVRAYYYTALVEDQEYSPIRPLIDWLDYNGYTMVTKPAKEFTDAMGRRKVKGNMDIELAIDVLEMADHLDHVILFSGDGDFRRLVEAVQRRGLRVSVVSTIKSAPPMVADELRRQADDFIELAELAPLIARNPSERATRPAAREPDAEHDDAPSESLMRSA from the coding sequence ATGAAGGGCAATTTCTACGAGAACGAGCGCGTGGCGCTGTTCATCGACGGCGCCAATCTCTACTCCGCCGCCCGCTCGCTCGGCTTCGACATCGACTACCGCCGCCTCCTCAAGGTCTTCCGCGAAAAGGGCCGGCTGGTTCGGGCGTACTATTACACCGCCCTCGTCGAGGACCAGGAATACTCGCCGATCCGGCCGCTGATCGATTGGCTCGACTACAACGGCTATACCATGGTCACCAAGCCGGCCAAGGAATTCACCGACGCCATGGGCCGCCGCAAGGTCAAGGGCAACATGGACATCGAGCTGGCCATCGACGTGCTCGAAATGGCCGACCACCTCGATCACGTGATCCTGTTTTCCGGTGACGGCGACTTCCGCCGGCTGGTCGAGGCCGTGCAGCGCCGCGGCCTCCGGGTCTCGGTCGTCAGCACCATCAAGTCCGCGCCGCCGATGGTCGCCGATGAGCTGCGCCGCCAGGCCGACGATTTCATCGAACTGGCTGAACTGGCGCCGCTGATCGCCCGCAACCCCTCGGAGCGCGCGACGCGACCTGCAGCCCGCGAACCGGATGCCGAGCATGACGATGCCCCGTCCGAATCCCTGATGCGCTCGGCCTAG
- the folK gene encoding 2-amino-4-hydroxy-6-hydroxymethyldihydropteridine diphosphokinase, producing MDKRDRRSIFIGAGANLPHPSYASPRDTLQAALLELDRRQTRVLRYSPWYSTAPVPASDQPWYVNVVAEVDTDLTADGLLHTLHDIEELFGRIRSVPNAPRLIDLDLIDFRGEIAAGGAGKATLPHPRMAERAFVVRPLADLAPEWRHPISGLAIGDLLAALPADQRACRF from the coding sequence GTGGACAAGAGGGACCGTCGATCCATTTTCATCGGGGCCGGCGCGAACCTGCCTCATCCGTCCTACGCCTCCCCGCGTGACACGTTGCAGGCGGCGCTTCTCGAACTCGATCGGCGACAGACCCGCGTGCTGCGGTACTCCCCCTGGTACAGCACCGCCCCCGTGCCGGCGTCGGACCAACCTTGGTATGTCAACGTCGTCGCCGAGGTGGACACCGACCTGACGGCGGACGGGTTGCTGCACACGCTGCACGACATCGAGGAGCTTTTCGGGCGAATCCGCAGCGTGCCCAATGCGCCGCGGCTGATCGACCTCGATTTGATCGATTTTCGGGGGGAAATTGCCGCTGGAGGCGCTGGAAAGGCGACGCTGCCGCACCCCCGGATGGCGGAACGGGCCTTCGTGGTACGGCCGCTGGCCGACCTGGCGCCTGAGTGGCGGCATCCCATCTCCGGGCTTGCCATCGGAGACCTGCTGGCGGCCCTGCCGGCCGACCAGCGGGCATGCCGTTTCTAG
- the rpoZ gene encoding DNA-directed RNA polymerase subunit omega, whose amino-acid sequence MARVTVEDCIVQIPNRFELVMFASQRARDISAGAQITLDRDRDKNPVVALREIAELKLDHAVLKDSLISGMQKHADVDKPEEVNEMAELEQELAAALAQGGAEAAQPKALPMAEEDDVTE is encoded by the coding sequence ATGGCGCGTGTCACCGTCGAAGACTGCATCGTGCAGATTCCCAACCGCTTCGAGCTCGTCATGTTCGCCTCGCAGCGCGCCCGGGACATCTCGGCCGGTGCCCAGATCACGCTGGACCGCGACCGCGACAAGAACCCGGTGGTTGCGTTGCGCGAGATCGCCGAGTTGAAGCTCGACCACGCCGTGCTGAAGGACTCGCTGATCTCGGGCATGCAGAAGCACGCCGACGTCGACAAGCCCGAGGAAGTCAACGAGATGGCCGAGCTGGAGCAGGAGCTGGCCGCCGCGCTCGCGCAGGGTGGTGCGGAAGCCGCCCAGCCCAAGGCCCTGCCGATGGCCGAGGAAGACGACGTTACCGAATAG